One Vigna unguiculata cultivar IT97K-499-35 chromosome 7, ASM411807v1, whole genome shotgun sequence genomic region harbors:
- the LOC114190969 gene encoding serine/threonine-protein phosphatase BSL1 → MGSKPWLYPASTYRTLETFWDTDEDAPGPRCGHTLTAVAATKTQGPRLILFGGATAIEGGSSSAPGIRLAGVTNTVHSYDVQTRKWTSLKPAGEPPSPRAAHAAAAVGTMVVFQGGIGPAGHSTDDLYVLDLTNDKYKWHRVVVQGQGPGPRYGHVMDLVAQRYLVTVSGNDGKRVVSDAWVLDTAQKPYVWQKLNPEGDRPSARMYATASARSDGMFLLCGGRDSSGAPLADAYGLLMHRNGQWEWTLAPGVSPSPRYQHAAVFVGARLHVTGGVLRGGRSVEGEASIAVLDTAAGVWLDRNGIVSSSRPNKGHDYDPSLELMRRCRHAAAAVSTHIFIYGGLRGDILLDDFLVAENSPLQSDINSAERASSVTTSKPSQSNLNYNVTTAKLDGGSDILSSSGSGMDRNSLEKLREASAAEAEAATAVWQAVQAISSSPAEETSASDENSQAAETVSDGSDTEGDVRLHPRAVVVAKEAVGNLGGMVRQLSLDQFENESRRMIPINNDLPYPTKKFTRQKSPQGLHKKIISTLLRPRNWKAPANRRFFLDSYEVGELCYAAEQIFMHEPTVLQLKAPVKVFGDLHGQFGDLMRLFDEYGFPSTAGDITYIDYLFLGDYVDRGQHSLETITLLLALKIEYPENVHLIRGNHEAADINALFGFRIECIERMGENDGIWAWTRFNQLFNYLPLAALIEKKIICMHGGIGRSINSVEQIEKLERPITMDAGSIILMDLLWSDPTENDSVEGLRPNARGPGLVTFGPDRVTDFCKKNKLQLIIRAHECVMDGFERFAQGQLITLFSATNYCGTANNAGAILVVGRGLVVVPKLIHPLPPPLQSPETSPERGMDETWMQELNIQRPPTPTRGRPQPDLDRGSLAYI, encoded by the exons ATGGGGTCGAAACCGTGGCTCTACCCTGCCTCTACCTATAGAACTTTGGAAACTTTCTGGGATACCGACGAGGACGCGCCTGGTCCTCGTTGTGGGCACACCCTCACTGCAGTTGCTGCCACCAAGACGCAGGGTCCCCGCTTGATCCTGTTTGGCGGCGCCACCGCCATTGAAGGAGGATCTTCCTCCGCTCCTGGCATTA GGTTAGCTGGAGTCACAAATACGGTTCATTCATATGACGTGCAAACTAGAAAATGGACTAG TCTTAAACCAGCCGGGGAGCCGCCTTCTCCTAGAGCTGCTCATGCAGCTGCTGCAGTTGGTACCATGGTTGTTTTTCAG GGTGGGATAGGACCAGCTGGGCATTCTACTGATGATCTCTACGTGCTTGACTTGACCAACGATAAATACAAATGGCACAG GGTTGTGGTACAAGGGCAAGGCCCTGGACCTCGTTATGGCCATGTAATGGATTTGGTTGCTCAGAGATACCTAGTAACTGTCAGTGGAAATGATG GGAAAAGAGTTGTATCTGATGCTTGGGTTTTGGATACTGCTCAAAAACCTTATGTGTGGCAGAAATTGAATCCAGAAGGTGACAGACCTTCTGCAAGAAT GTATGCAACTGCTAGTGCCCGCTCAGATGGAATGTTTTTACTCTGTGGTGGAAGAGACTCTTCTGGAGCT CCACTAGCAGATGCCTATGGACTGCTCATGCATAGGAATGGCCAGTGGGAATGGACCCTTGCCCCTGGAGTTTCCCCTTCACCAAGGTATCAACATGCTGCG GTTTTTGTTGGTGCACGATTACATGTTACGGGAGGTGTTCTCAGGGGTGGACGGTCAGTGGAAGGCGAAGCTTCCATTGCAG TATTGGACACTGCTGCTGGGGTTTGGTTGGACAGAAATGGCATTGTGTCCTCCTCACGCCCAAACAAAGGTCATGATTATGACCCTTCTTTGGAGCTTATGCGTCGTTGTCGCCATGCAGCAGCAGCTGTTAGTACTCATATATTTATCTATGGTGGACTAAGAGGAG ATATATTACTAGATGATTTCTTAGTTGCTGAAAATTCACCATTGCAGTCTGACATTAATTCTGCTGAGAGAGCTTCATCTGTTACAACCTCCAAACCAAGTCAATCTAACTTAAATTATAATGTAACGACCGCGAAGTTGGATGGTGGATCAGACATTCTTTCATCTAGTGGCTCCGG CATGGACAGGAATTCCTTGGAGAAACTTAGGGAAGCATCAGCTGCTGAAGCTGAGGCGGCGACTGCTGTATGGCAAGCTGTGCAGGCCATATCCAGTAGTCCTGCTGAAGAAACATCTGCATCAGATGAGAACTCACAAGCTGCCGAAACTGTTTCAGATGGAAGTGACACAGAGGGAGATGTTCGCCTTCATCCTAGAGCT GTTGTAGTTGCCAAGGAGGCTGTTGGTAACCTGGGTGGAATGGTGAGGCAATTATCGCTAGatcaatttgaaaatgaaagcaGACGCATGATTCCCATAAATAATGATTTGCCATATCCTACAAAGAAGTTCACCAGGCAGAAATCTCCTCAGGGATTACATAAAAAG ATAATTTCAACTCTGCTTAGGCCTCGCAACTGGAAAGCTCCTGCTAACAGGCGGTTTTTCTTGGATTCTTATGAAGTGGGTGAACTTTGCTATGCTGCCGAGCAAATATTTATGCATGAACCAACTGTTCTTCAGCTTAAAGCTCCTGTTAAAGTATTTGGTGATCTTCATGGTCAGTTTGGTGATTTGATGCGGCTATTTGATGAATATGGATTTCCTTCTACTGCAGGAGACATCAC TTATATTGACTACCTGTTTTTGGGGGATTACGTTGATCGAGGACAACACAGCTTGGAAACCATTACCTTACTACTTGCTCTCAAG ATTGAATATCCAGAGAATGTTCACTTGATACGAGGAAATCACGAAGCTGCTGACATAAATGCATTATTTGGTTTTCGTATTGAGTGCATTGAAAGAATG GGTGAAAATGATGGTATATGGGCATGGACACGATTCAATcaactttttaattatcttcCGTTAGCAGCtcttattgaaaagaaaattatctgTATGCACGGTGGCATTGGAAGGTCTATCAATTCAGTAGAACAAATAGAGAAGCTTGAAAGACCCATAACAATGGACGCAGGATCTATTATTTTAATGGACCTTCTATG GTCTGATCCCACAGAAAATGACAGTGTAGAGGGTTTGAGACCAAATGCCAGAGGCCCAGGGCTTGTCACTTTTGGT CCTGATCGCGTCACAGACTtctgtaagaaaaataaattacagcTCATTATAAGGGCCCATGAGTGCGTCATGGATGGTTTTGAACGATTTGCCCAGGGACAACTAATCACCCTTTTTTCTGCTACTAACTATTGTG GAACTGCAAACAATGCGGGAGCTATACTGGTAGTTGGCAGGGGTTTGGTTGTGGTTCCAAAATTAATTCATCCTTTACCACCTCCCCTTCAGTCTCCTGAAACTTCTCCTGAGCGTGGTATGGATGAGACATGGATGCAG GAGCTTAATATTCAGAGGCCACCAACTCCTACTCGGGGTAGACCTCAACCAGACCTTGACCGTGGTTCACTAGCATATATATGA
- the LOC114192025 gene encoding protein SLOW WALKER 1: MEEGKVERRFPVKPKLKSKARNPKQTSESKYWSSFKTRQIPDLISVPSLTFSPTHPHSFAAAHSATLTLFSSQTLSPTAKISSFSDAVSCASFRSDALLLAASDLSGLVQVFDVKSRTALRRLRSHTRPVRFVHFPVLDKLHLISAGDDALVKFWDVAEETSVAEFTGHKDYVRCGDSSPVNSDVFITGSYDHVVKLWDVRVRDSKSSVQVNHGAPVEDAVFLPSGGIVATAGGNSVKLWDLIGGGRLLFSMESHNKTVTSLCVGRIGNDFGEESNQFRIMSVGLDGYLKVFDYGSFKVTHSMRFPAPLLSVGFSPDCSTRVIGTSNGVIYASKRKVKEREQEKEIESSSFWRVAPVERTEKSVMRPSHFRYFHRGQGEKPSAGDYLVMKPKKVKLAEHDKLLNKFEHAEALVSVLESKNPENVLAVMEELVARKKLLKCVSNLGVEKLELLMVFLHKYCTMPRYSSLLMGLSKKVLEMRADDIIASQALKSHVRNLKRSVDEEIRVQQSLQEIQGIISPLLKIAGR, from the coding sequence ATGGAGGAAGGAAAAGTTGAGAGGAGGTTCCCAGTGAAGCCGAAGCTGAAATCGAAAGCGAGAAATCCAAAGCAAACCTCTGAATCCAAGTATTGGTCTTCCTTCAAGACACGCCAAATCCCTGACCTCATCTCCGTTCCTTCCCTCACCTTCTCTCCCACACATCCTCACTCCTTCGCCGCCGCCCACTCCGCCACCCTCACGCTCTTCAGCTCCCAAACCCTCTCCCCCACCGCTAAGATCTCCTCCTTCTCCGACGCCGTCTCCTGCGCTTCCTTCCGCTCTGACGCCCTTCTCCTCGCCGCCTCCGACCTTTCCGGCCTCGTCCAGGTCTTTGATGTCAAGTCCCGCACCGCCCTCCGCCGCCTCCGCTCCCACACCCGCCCCGTCCGCTTCGTGCACTTCCCTGTCCTCGACAAGCTCCACCTCATCTCCGCCGGGGATGACGCCCTTGTCAAGTTCTGGGACGTTGCCGAGGAGACTTCCGTTGCAGAATTCACCGGCCACAAGGACTATGTCCGGTGCGGAGACTCCTCCCCTGTTAACTCTGATGTCTTTATTACCGGTTCCTATGACCACGTCGTCAAGCTCTGGGATGTTAGGGTTAGGGATTCTAAGTCGTCGGTGCAGGTCAACCACGGAGCGCCCGTGGAGGATGCTGTTTTTCTGCCGTCCGGAGGGATAGTTGCGACGGCGGGTGGGAATTCCGTTAAGCTGTGGGACTTGATAGGTGGTGGGAGGCTTTTGTTCTCCATGGAGAGTCACAACAAGACGGTGACTTCGTTATGTGTTGGTAGAATTGGGAATGATTTTGGAGAGGAATCGAATCAGTTTAGGATTATGAGTGTGGGATTGGATGGCTACTTGAAGGTGTTTGATTATGGATCGTTCAAGGTTACCCATTCTATGAGGTTTCCTGCGCCTCTTTTGTCTGTTGGTTTCTCGCCGGATTGTTCTACGCGAGTCATTGGGACCTCCAATGGGGTGATCTATGCTAGCAAGAGGAAAGTGAAGGAGAGGGAACAGGAAAAGGAGATTGAGTCCAGTTCGTTTTGGAGAGTTGCGCCGGTGGAGCGCACCGAGAAGAGTGTGATGAGGCCTTCACATTTTAGGTATTTCCACAGAGGGCAGGGAGAGAAACCGTCTGCAGGGGATTACTTGGTTATGAAGCCCAAGAAGGTGAAGTTGGCTGAGCATGACAAATTGTTGAATAAGTTTGAGCACGCTGAGGCTCTGGTGTCTGTGTTGGAGAGTAAGAACCCCGAGAATGTGTTGGCTGTGATGGAGGAATTGGTGGCTAGAAAGAAGTTGCTCAAGTGTGTCTCCAACTTGGGTGTGGAGAAGCTGGAACTCCTCATGGTGTTCTTGCATAAGTATTGTACCATGCCTAGATATTCCAGTTTGCTGATGGGATTGTCTAAGAAAGTTCTTGAAATGAGGGCGGATGATATTATAGCTTCTCAAGCCCTCAAGAGTCATGTGAGAAATCTCAAGAGGTCTGTTGATGAGGAGATTCGGGTGCAACAGTCATTGCAAGAGATACAGGGTATAATTTCTCCTTTGTTGAAGATTGCTGGAAGATGA